In the Novosphingobium sp. 9 genome, one interval contains:
- a CDS encoding efflux RND transporter periplasmic adaptor subunit translates to MTETGPVTEPGGVTETDGVTEVGNGAYEDGAAEHSPLDAFLGSSPRRAKRHIFSILMLILIVLAAGVFLLKFLVGTDSAYFSSPVERGDLTPLVSERGTLQGSGEVTVRAPFDGNVLETPALGHTQVKAGDVLAVLDAEPIRNDIAIASAELAAAQGDLASAQAAVDQTGARLARFESVWRKSQGRVPAFNELETARTQATQALDARESATARAKAATLQLASDKARLAGAVIRAPTDGVLMTSAARVGQHIAAQDTLFTLATGTDRLHVDLQLPQTPTGPLQAGALAHVRIDDAPDKVQEARLDRILINPPGEPEKRIAQFVIDKPQPPLRAGLPVNAEIQLPVRSNVLLVPNSALHFVPAGSADPRRPRVYVLTRGEPRRVYVTVGGNDGAHTEVFSTDLKPGDRVITGWRDSSAGREP, encoded by the coding sequence GTGACTGAGACCGGCCCTGTAACCGAACCGGGTGGCGTGACCGAAACGGATGGCGTGACCGAGGTGGGTAACGGCGCCTACGAAGACGGCGCTGCCGAGCACAGCCCTCTCGACGCGTTCCTCGGATCGTCGCCGCGCCGCGCCAAACGGCACATCTTCAGCATTCTGATGCTGATCCTGATCGTGCTGGCAGCGGGCGTGTTCCTGCTCAAGTTCCTGGTCGGCACCGATTCGGCCTATTTCTCCAGCCCGGTGGAGCGTGGCGACCTGACGCCGCTGGTCTCCGAACGCGGCACCCTGCAAGGCAGCGGCGAAGTGACCGTGCGTGCGCCCTTCGACGGCAATGTGCTGGAAACGCCCGCGCTCGGCCATACGCAAGTCAAAGCGGGCGACGTGCTCGCCGTTCTCGATGCCGAACCGATCCGCAACGATATTGCCATCGCCTCTGCCGAACTGGCCGCCGCGCAGGGCGATCTGGCTTCGGCGCAGGCCGCCGTCGATCAGACCGGCGCGCGGCTGGCCCGATTCGAAAGCGTCTGGCGCAAGTCACAGGGCCGCGTTCCCGCGTTCAACGAACTGGAAACCGCCCGCACGCAGGCAACACAGGCGCTCGACGCCCGTGAATCGGCCACAGCGCGCGCCAAGGCTGCGACACTGCAACTGGCGTCCGACAAGGCCCGGCTCGCAGGCGCGGTGATCCGCGCGCCCACAGACGGCGTGCTGATGACGAGCGCCGCGCGAGTCGGCCAGCATATCGCCGCGCAGGACACGCTGTTCACGCTCGCCACCGGCACCGACAGGCTCCACGTCGATCTGCAACTGCCACAGACGCCGACCGGACCGTTGCAGGCAGGCGCGCTTGCCCATGTCCGCATCGACGATGCGCCCGACAAGGTGCAGGAAGCACGGCTCGACCGCATCCTCATCAATCCTCCCGGCGAGCCGGAAAAGCGCATCGCGCAGTTCGTGATCGACAAGCCGCAGCCGCCCTTGCGCGCAGGCCTGCCGGTCAATGCCGAGATCCAGCTGCCGGTCCGCAGCAACGTGCTGCTGGTGCCCAATTCGGCGCTGCACTTTGTGCCCGCAGGCTCGGCCGATCCCCGACGTCCGCGCGTTTATGTGCTGACCCGAGGCGAGCCGCGCCGCGTCTACGTGACCGTGGGCGGCAACGACGGCGCGCATACCGAAGTGTTCTCGACCGACCTCAAGCCCGGCGACCGGGTCATCACCGGCTGGCGGGATTCCTCGGCAGGTCGGGAACCTTAA
- a CDS encoding TolC family protein has protein sequence MQPTSAPETRAHQLSDGIVVIGHRPERTPWWKDAGDPILAALIDQGLYNASELGCGAQAVRAFEKSQQDREGHIGNRLAKLVGEKPTQADPLLLSARAYRWLDTRGHYAERIALAYFEVRRLQRREALRSALADQFKDNGEIARFRREAGLVPAIDGSLADSQDEVNRSELGLNQGRLDRAVADLATLTDLTPEEILKRLGTAPDTAASAPDPMAANANVAGDRPDLLALRSAGIADQLHGKVVQSDIEASFAATSDPAAPALPADAPAGLLRYRQALDTARATIQNERATLAKAELDEAGLQTALAKAQRTVDDARLAYRNGMGDFSALYVAEAAALAVREGQIDAEAARLSAMARLWTDRGATWSRNDLNLLDNALPEGAPACD, from the coding sequence GTGCAGCCGACAAGCGCGCCCGAGACGCGTGCGCACCAGCTCTCCGACGGGATCGTGGTGATCGGCCACAGGCCCGAACGGACCCCGTGGTGGAAGGATGCGGGCGATCCGATCCTCGCTGCGCTGATCGACCAGGGGCTCTACAACGCCAGCGAACTCGGCTGCGGCGCACAGGCCGTGCGCGCGTTCGAGAAGAGCCAGCAGGATCGCGAGGGGCACATCGGCAACCGGCTGGCAAAGCTGGTCGGCGAGAAACCCACGCAAGCCGACCCGCTGCTGCTTTCGGCCCGCGCCTACCGCTGGCTGGATACGCGCGGCCATTACGCCGAACGCATCGCGCTCGCCTATTTCGAGGTCCGCCGCCTCCAGCGCCGCGAAGCGCTGCGCAGCGCGCTGGCCGACCAGTTCAAGGACAACGGCGAAATCGCCCGCTTCCGCCGCGAGGCCGGGCTGGTCCCGGCGATCGACGGCTCGCTGGCCGACAGCCAGGACGAGGTGAACCGCTCCGAACTCGGCCTCAATCAGGGACGGCTCGACCGTGCCGTCGCCGATCTCGCGACGCTTACGGATCTGACGCCGGAAGAGATTCTCAAGCGCCTTGGCACCGCGCCCGACACTGCCGCATCGGCTCCCGATCCGATGGCCGCGAACGCCAATGTCGCGGGCGACCGGCCCGACCTGCTCGCCCTGCGCTCGGCAGGCATTGCAGACCAGCTTCACGGCAAGGTCGTGCAGAGCGATATCGAGGCGAGCTTTGCCGCCACTTCCGATCCCGCCGCGCCCGCCCTTCCCGCCGATGCTCCGGCAGGTCTGCTGCGTTACCGGCAGGCGCTCGATACGGCACGGGCGACCATCCAGAACGAACGCGCGACGCTCGCCAAGGCCGAACTCGACGAGGCCGGTCTCCAGACCGCGCTTGCCAAGGCGCAACGCACCGTCGACGACGCCCGCCTCGCCTATCGCAACGGCATGGGCGATTTCTCGGCACTCTATGTCGCGGAAGCCGCTGCCCTTGCCGTGCGCGAGGGTCAGATCGACGCGGAAGCCGCGCGCCTTTCCGCCATGGCGCGGCTGTGGACCGATCGCGGCGCCACATGGTCGCGAAACGATCTGAACCTGCTCGACAATGCCCTGCCCGAAGGAGCTCCGGCCTGTGACTGA
- a CDS encoding DEAD/DEAH box helicase — protein sequence MTFSQIPAVIGASLQAQGYNQLTPVQSAVIEDEAKGRDLLVSAQTGSGKTVAFGLAMAEQLLEGDAVPTPASPLALVIAPTRELALQVSRELTWLYAQTGARIVTCVGGMNPSAERRELERGATVVVGTPGRLRDHLERGALHLSRLRVAVLDEADEMLDMGFREDLEEILDATPAERRSLMFSATMPAPIAALARQYQTDSLRISTMSESRGHGDIEYKAITVAPADIEHAVINLLRLHEAQTAILFCATRDNVKHLHASLMERGFSAVALSGEHSQSERNNALQALRDQRARVCVATDVAARGIDLPSLSLVVHVEIPRDAETLQHRSGRTGRAGKKGTAVLIVPYPRRRRVESMLRGARIQAEWGEAPGPEEIHAADRTRLLEKLLLPVEAEDEDRAIAQELLEKVSAEDLALALVRTHRAAMPAPEELIGNSPQAKQQRERPGFEDVVWFSMDVGRNQRADPRWLLPLLCRRGHITRNAVGAIRISAKQTHFQIPRDQAEQFERAVARTASGNDEFESTIVIERAAETPREAARENRREGRREGGYERGGDRDGGREGGRPHYKARPSQGGPRGPRNGGGERAAGGGFKGRPKKGR from the coding sequence ATGACGTTTTCCCAGATTCCCGCCGTTATCGGCGCATCCCTGCAGGCGCAGGGCTACAACCAGCTTACCCCCGTCCAGTCCGCGGTAATCGAGGACGAGGCCAAGGGTCGTGACCTCCTCGTCTCCGCGCAGACCGGTTCGGGCAAGACCGTTGCCTTCGGTCTTGCGATGGCGGAACAACTGCTGGAGGGCGATGCCGTTCCCACACCCGCGTCGCCGCTGGCGCTGGTGATCGCGCCGACGCGCGAATTGGCCCTGCAGGTAAGCCGCGAGCTGACATGGCTTTATGCCCAGACCGGCGCGCGTATCGTGACGTGCGTCGGCGGTATGAACCCTTCCGCCGAACGCCGCGAGCTTGAGCGCGGGGCGACTGTCGTGGTCGGAACGCCCGGCCGTCTTCGCGACCATCTGGAGCGCGGCGCGCTGCATCTGTCGCGCCTGCGCGTGGCGGTGCTCGACGAAGCCGACGAGATGCTCGACATGGGCTTCCGCGAGGATCTGGAAGAGATTCTCGATGCGACCCCCGCCGAGCGCCGCTCGCTGATGTTCTCGGCGACGATGCCCGCACCGATCGCGGCGCTGGCCCGCCAGTATCAGACCGATTCGCTGCGCATCTCGACGATGAGCGAGAGCCGCGGCCATGGCGATATCGAATACAAGGCGATCACGGTCGCCCCGGCCGATATCGAGCATGCCGTGATCAACCTGCTGCGCCTGCACGAGGCACAGACGGCGATCCTGTTCTGCGCCACGCGCGACAATGTGAAGCACCTCCATGCCTCGCTGATGGAGCGTGGCTTCTCCGCCGTCGCCCTGTCGGGCGAGCACTCGCAGAGCGAGCGCAACAATGCGTTGCAGGCCCTTCGCGATCAGCGCGCCCGCGTTTGTGTTGCCACCGACGTTGCCGCGCGCGGCATCGATCTGCCCTCGCTCAGCCTCGTCGTCCATGTCGAGATTCCGCGGGACGCCGAAACGCTTCAGCATCGCTCGGGCCGTACCGGTCGTGCGGGCAAGAAGGGCACCGCCGTTCTGATCGTGCCTTATCCGCGCCGTCGCCGTGTCGAATCGATGCTGCGTGGTGCGCGTATCCAGGCCGAGTGGGGCGAAGCGCCGGGCCCGGAGGAAATTCACGCCGCCGACCGTACTCGCCTGCTGGAAAAGCTGTTGCTTCCGGTCGAAGCCGAGGACGAGGACCGCGCGATCGCGCAGGAACTGCTCGAAAAGGTCTCGGCCGAGGATCTCGCACTGGCACTGGTGCGCACGCACCGCGCCGCGATGCCCGCGCCCGAGGAACTGATCGGCAACAGCCCGCAGGCCAAGCAGCAGCGCGAGCGTCCCGGTTTCGAGGACGTGGTGTGGTTCTCGATGGACGTGGGGCGCAACCAGCGCGCCGATCCGCGCTGGCTTCTGCCGTTGCTGTGCCGTCGCGGCCATATCACCCGCAATGCGGTGGGTGCGATCCGGATCTCGGCCAAGCAGACGCATTTCCAGATCCCGCGCGATCAGGCCGAGCAGTTCGAGCGTGCGGTCGCCAGAACGGCCAGCGGAAACGACGAGTTCGAGAGCACTATCGTGATCGAGCGCGCCGCCGAAACGCCGCGCGAGGCCGCGCGGGAGAACCGTCGCGAAGGTCGCCGCGAGGGCGGCTACGAGCGAGGCGGCGATCGGGATGGCGGGCGTGAGGGCGGCAGGCCGCACTACAAGGCGCGCCCTTCGCAGGGTGGTCCGCGCGGGCCGCGTAACGGCGGCGGCGAGCGTGCTGCCGGTGGCGGCTTCAAGGGGCGTCCCAAGAAGGGCCGCTGA
- a CDS encoding TonB-dependent receptor domain-containing protein, whose translation MTSKMKCLLLASACIAGLPAVAQAQTEAAASTPDTGASNDTASDANAIVVTGSRLSNPNLEQAAPIMTMSSKTIALTGQQNVENILAQMPQIVPGEGASSNNPGDGVATADLRGLGAQRTLVLVNGHRYVSYDTNQIVDLNTIPAPLLERVDVVTGGKSAVYGSDAVSGVINFVTKQDYQGVEAGGNYRLTTYGDGGQYDGYLMVGKNFADGRGNITLYGDYMHRNGILQSARSYTANAQTDDGAGGLMNGGSSITPQGSAVLNGTTNIFGTDGSISPYSSSDAYNYASENYLQIPQTRKMLFAQWHYDVSDHLKLYGEAQYVDNKVTTQLAATPVDDDFEITDNSPYLSSAAQSWLASGDTDGDGLTTVELKRRMNEIGDRIQVQDSKAYRALLGAKGNITGNWNYDVYGSYARTHLVQKQYGNVSYSKLQQALLTTTDADGNLVCTDQSNGCVPINVFGEGNISQAAADFISVDTVNRSTIVEKVANASITNNNLFDLGAGPAGLAFGAEYRSEHGNYDPDEELASGDVIGFNANEPISGGYNVKELFAEMDVPLLADMPFVHNLAFNGAARYSDYSTSVGSVGTYSVGLVYAPIKDISFRGQFSRAVRAPTVNDLYSSAAQNYEEAVDPCSEAVALTNSNLNSSCLASGVPASAIGSGYQTDSQIESYNGGSTSLKAESAYTYTLGVALQPSFLPRFSMTVDYYHIKISNYITTLGTQTLINQCYGTSENGYTPTNTDACSLLPRNSNSYNIDGAIDDLTNAGMVKTSGIDFEAKYSIPLNFGTDHSSNLDIDFAGTRLISWTLSPDGESDDAYSCAGKFGVTCGNVYAKWRWNTRATWSTEGLTLSLNWRHLSPVDGDATGYSVEHIKAYDYFDGTAQIDVNHMFTWTIGMNNMFNKKPPILGDNQEQSNTYPSTYDVMGRTFFTGIKVDFQ comes from the coding sequence ATGACATCGAAAATGAAGTGCCTGCTGCTGGCTTCGGCCTGCATCGCGGGCCTGCCCGCCGTCGCGCAGGCACAGACCGAGGCCGCTGCCAGCACCCCGGATACCGGCGCCTCCAACGATACCGCCTCCGACGCCAATGCGATCGTCGTAACTGGTTCGCGCCTCAGCAACCCGAACCTGGAGCAGGCTGCTCCGATCATGACGATGTCGTCCAAGACGATCGCCCTGACCGGCCAGCAGAACGTCGAGAACATCCTCGCCCAGATGCCGCAGATCGTGCCCGGCGAAGGTGCAAGCTCGAACAATCCGGGCGACGGCGTTGCCACCGCAGACCTGCGCGGCCTTGGCGCCCAGCGCACGCTGGTGCTGGTCAACGGCCACCGCTACGTTTCGTACGACACCAACCAGATCGTCGACCTCAACACGATCCCGGCTCCTCTGCTCGAGCGCGTCGATGTCGTGACCGGCGGCAAGTCGGCCGTCTACGGTTCGGACGCCGTCAGCGGCGTCATCAACTTCGTGACGAAGCAGGATTACCAGGGTGTCGAAGCCGGCGGCAACTACCGCCTGACGACTTATGGCGACGGCGGCCAGTACGACGGCTACCTGATGGTCGGCAAGAACTTCGCCGACGGCCGCGGCAACATCACCCTTTACGGTGACTACATGCACCGCAACGGCATCCTGCAATCGGCCCGCAGCTACACCGCGAACGCCCAGACCGATGACGGCGCCGGCGGCCTGATGAACGGCGGCTCGAGCATCACCCCGCAGGGTTCCGCCGTGCTCAACGGCACGACCAACATCTTCGGCACGGACGGCAGCATCTCGCCCTACAGCTCGAGCGACGCGTACAATTATGCCAGCGAGAACTACCTGCAGATCCCGCAGACGCGCAAAATGCTGTTTGCGCAGTGGCACTATGATGTGAGCGACCATCTGAAGCTCTACGGTGAAGCCCAGTACGTCGACAACAAGGTGACGACGCAGCTCGCGGCGACTCCGGTCGACGACGACTTCGAGATCACCGACAACTCACCTTATCTCAGCTCGGCCGCGCAGTCCTGGCTGGCCAGCGGCGATACGGACGGCGACGGCCTGACCACTGTCGAGCTGAAGCGCCGCATGAACGAGATCGGCGACCGCATCCAGGTGCAGGACAGCAAGGCCTATCGCGCCCTGCTCGGCGCCAAGGGCAACATCACCGGCAACTGGAACTATGACGTCTACGGCAGCTATGCCCGCACCCATCTGGTCCAGAAGCAGTATGGTAACGTATCGTACAGCAAGCTGCAGCAGGCGCTGCTGACCACCACGGATGCCGATGGCAATCTGGTCTGCACCGACCAGAGCAATGGCTGCGTGCCGATCAACGTGTTCGGCGAAGGCAACATCAGCCAGGCCGCGGCAGACTTCATCTCGGTCGACACCGTCAACCGCTCGACGATCGTCGAAAAGGTCGCCAACGCCTCGATCACCAACAACAACCTGTTCGATCTCGGCGCCGGTCCGGCCGGGCTTGCCTTCGGTGCGGAATACCGCAGCGAACACGGCAACTACGATCCGGACGAAGAGTTGGCATCGGGTGACGTGATCGGCTTCAACGCGAATGAGCCGATCTCGGGCGGTTACAACGTCAAGGAGCTGTTCGCCGAAATGGACGTGCCGCTGCTGGCGGACATGCCCTTCGTGCATAACCTCGCGTTCAACGGTGCGGCGCGCTATTCGGACTACTCGACTTCGGTCGGCAGTGTTGGCACCTACTCGGTTGGCCTCGTCTATGCCCCGATCAAGGACATCTCGTTCCGCGGCCAGTTCTCGCGTGCGGTGCGGGCACCTACGGTGAACGACCTCTATTCGAGCGCTGCACAGAACTACGAGGAAGCCGTCGATCCGTGCTCGGAAGCCGTCGCCCTCACCAACTCGAACCTCAATTCGAGCTGCCTTGCCTCGGGCGTTCCGGCCTCGGCCATCGGTTCGGGCTACCAGACCGACTCGCAGATCGAGAGCTACAACGGTGGCAGCACCAGCCTGAAGGCGGAATCGGCCTACACCTATACGCTGGGTGTCGCGCTGCAACCGAGCTTCCTGCCGCGCTTCTCGATGACGGTGGACTACTACCACATCAAGATCAGCAACTACATCACCACGCTGGGCACCCAGACGCTGATCAACCAGTGCTACGGCACGTCCGAGAACGGTTACACGCCGACCAACACCGATGCCTGCTCGCTGCTGCCGCGTAACAGCAACAGCTACAACATCGATGGCGCCATCGACGATCTGACCAACGCGGGCATGGTGAAGACCAGCGGCATCGACTTCGAAGCGAAGTACTCGATCCCGCTGAACTTCGGCACTGACCACTCGAGCAACCTCGACATCGACTTTGCCGGCACCCGCCTGATCAGCTGGACCCTGTCGCCCGACGGCGAGTCGGACGACGCCTACAGCTGCGCCGGCAAGTTCGGTGTGACCTGCGGCAACGTCTATGCCAAGTGGCGCTGGAACACCCGCGCAACCTGGTCGACCGAGGGCCTGACCCTGTCGCTCAACTGGCGCCACCTCTCGCCGGTCGACGGCGATGCCACCGGCTACAGCGTCGAGCACATCAAGGCCTACGACTACTTCGACGGTACGGCCCAGATCGACGTGAACCACATGTTCACCTGGACCATCGGCATGAACAACATGTTCAACAAGAAGCCGCCGATCCTGGGCGACAACCAGGAGCAGTCGAACACCTACCCGTCGACCTACGACGTGATGGGTCGTACGTTCTTCACCGGCATCAAGGTGGACTTCCAGTAA
- a CDS encoding ABC-F family ATP-binding cassette domain-containing protein encodes MLTIRDITVRLGGRVILDGASATLPQGGKIGLIGRNGAGKSTLVKTIIGELDPDGGSVDMPKRARLGYIAQEAPDGTRTPFEAVLEADVERTQLLAESENCTDMDRLGDVYERLIAIDAYTAPARAARILVGLGFDEEMQARPLSSFSGGWKMRVALAALLFSEPDVMLLDEPSNHLDLEATLWLENFLKSYPKTLLVISHERDLLNTVVDHILHLQAGKLSLYPGDYDSFERLRAERAAQVAAARASQDAQRKKLADYVARNSARASTAKQAQSRAKMLAKMQPIAAMAEDSSLSFDFPSPDELRPPLITMDLASVGYQADLPILKRLNLRIDPEDRIALLGRNGNGKTTLARLLARQLEPMDGEMAYSPKIRIGYFTQYQVEELPGDSTPLELMSRAMDGKPTTAVRGQLGRFGFSGNRATAETGTLSGGERARLALALVTRDAPHMLILDEPTNHLDVDAREALVQALNDFAGAVILVSHDRHMVELVADRLVLVDGGTATPYDGSMDDYVDFVLGRNQPKGDAASQRAAANAAAAPAPAPARKTVSLSREELKALRKRATETETRLARLQTQIAAVDAALIDPASAKGDLKGLATGALGTRRNALEEELAEAEIAWLEASEALEEVMGPQG; translated from the coding sequence ATGCTGACGATCCGCGACATCACCGTGCGCCTTGGCGGGCGCGTCATCCTTGACGGCGCAAGCGCCACTTTGCCGCAGGGCGGCAAGATCGGCCTCATTGGCCGCAACGGCGCGGGCAAGTCCACGCTGGTCAAGACGATCATCGGCGAACTGGACCCGGACGGCGGCAGCGTCGACATGCCCAAGCGCGCACGTCTTGGCTATATTGCGCAGGAAGCGCCCGACGGCACCCGCACCCCGTTCGAGGCCGTGCTCGAAGCCGATGTAGAGCGCACGCAGCTGCTCGCCGAGTCCGAGAATTGCACCGACATGGACCGCCTCGGCGACGTCTATGAGCGGCTGATCGCGATCGACGCCTATACCGCCCCTGCCCGCGCCGCCCGCATCCTTGTCGGCCTCGGCTTCGACGAGGAGATGCAGGCGCGTCCGCTAAGCAGCTTCTCGGGCGGCTGGAAGATGCGCGTGGCGCTCGCCGCGCTGCTGTTCTCCGAACCCGACGTGATGCTGCTCGACGAGCCCTCGAACCACCTCGACCTCGAAGCGACGCTGTGGCTGGAGAACTTCCTCAAGAGCTACCCCAAGACGCTGCTGGTCATCAGCCACGAGCGCGATCTGCTGAACACCGTGGTCGATCACATCCTGCACCTGCAGGCGGGCAAGCTCTCGCTCTATCCGGGCGACTACGACAGCTTCGAGCGCCTGCGCGCCGAACGCGCCGCGCAGGTCGCTGCCGCGCGCGCCAGCCAGGATGCCCAGCGCAAGAAGCTGGCGGACTATGTTGCGCGCAACTCGGCCCGCGCCTCGACCGCCAAACAGGCGCAGTCTCGCGCCAAGATGCTGGCCAAGATGCAGCCGATCGCGGCGATGGCCGAGGACAGCTCGCTCAGCTTCGACTTCCCGAGCCCGGACGAACTGCGCCCGCCGCTGATCACCATGGATCTGGCATCGGTGGGCTATCAGGCCGATCTGCCGATCCTCAAGCGCCTGAACCTGCGCATCGATCCGGAAGACCGCATCGCCCTGCTGGGCCGCAACGGCAACGGCAAGACCACGCTGGCGCGCCTGCTCGCCCGCCAGCTGGAGCCGATGGACGGCGAGATGGCGTACTCGCCCAAGATCCGCATCGGCTACTTCACGCAGTATCAGGTGGAGGAGCTGCCCGGCGATTCCACCCCGCTCGAACTCATGTCGCGCGCGATGGACGGCAAGCCGACGACGGCGGTGCGCGGGCAGCTGGGGCGCTTCGGCTTCTCCGGCAACCGCGCGACGGCAGAGACCGGCACGCTTTCGGGCGGTGAGCGCGCCCGCCTTGCGCTGGCCCTCGTGACGCGCGACGCACCGCACATGCTGATCCTCGACGAGCCGACCAACCACCTCGACGTCGATGCGCGCGAGGCGCTGGTACAGGCGCTCAACGATTTTGCCGGCGCGGTGATCCTCGTCAGCCACGATCGCCACATGGTGGAACTGGTCGCCGACCGGCTGGTGCTGGTCGATGGCGGCACGGCGACGCCCTACGACGGCTCGATGGACGACTATGTCGACTTCGTGCTCGGCCGCAACCAGCCCAAGGGCGATGCCGCCAGCCAGCGCGCCGCCGCCAATGCCGCCGCAGCACCCGCCCCCGCTCCTGCCAGGAAAACCGTCTCGCTCTCGCGCGAGGAACTCAAAGCCCTGCGCAAGCGGGCCACCGAGACCGAAACCCGCCTCGCGCGCCTTCAGACGCAGATCGCGGCGGTGGACGCGGCACTCATCGATCCCGCTTCGGCCAAGGGCGATCTCAAGGGCCTGGCCACAGGGGCGCTCGGCACCCGCCGCAACGCGCTGGAAGAGGAACTGGCCGAGGCCGAAATCGCCTGGCTGGAAGCAAGCGAGGCGCTGGAAGAAGTGATGGGCCCGCAAGGCTGA
- a CDS encoding phospholipid carrier-dependent glycosyltransferase encodes MPRTFSSAAPSSALASAARRNIDPIEWCVGLAVAFMALATWRLSIPSKFYFDEIHYVPAARKMLELVAVNREHPLFAKEVLAASIHFLGDRPFGWRFPMVLFGGLGLFAFGRTVWHASQRRWATIAAMILLATNFMWFVQSRIAMLDMVEASLCMVGLWQFAGALRETKRGAARRRLVFCGIALGLSLGAKWSSAPALAMPGLCFLILCLRDGGPILPRTRRRTGIASQTRGPAAGISLVEAFVWLGLVPLVVYWLTFLPAMFYAQHTLAPFDIVGQHKLMFRLQDSVKKHHPYQTYWYQWVVDWRGIWYLFKTIDGAPRGIVMLGNPFSMIAGLFALVWSLWAMIWRRRSDVACFVALYLGTLMMWALDGKPVQFYYHYLLPGAFLMALLAFALEALALRRDRWRWTGPGGVMLAVLMFVGFFPIISGLPMPYTQFYNVWIWLPSWR; translated from the coding sequence ATGCCCCGCACGTTTTCGTCCGCCGCCCCGTCCTCCGCTCTGGCCTCTGCCGCCCGCAGGAACATCGACCCCATCGAGTGGTGCGTGGGCCTAGCCGTGGCCTTCATGGCGCTGGCGACATGGCGCCTGTCGATCCCGAGCAAGTTCTATTTCGACGAAATCCATTACGTCCCCGCCGCGCGCAAGATGCTGGAGTTGGTGGCCGTGAACCGCGAACATCCGCTGTTCGCCAAGGAAGTGCTGGCCGCCTCAATCCATTTCCTGGGAGACCGCCCGTTCGGCTGGCGCTTCCCGATGGTGCTGTTCGGCGGGCTTGGCCTGTTCGCGTTCGGGCGCACGGTATGGCACGCCAGCCAGCGTCGCTGGGCGACAATCGCGGCGATGATCCTGCTCGCCACCAACTTCATGTGGTTCGTCCAGAGCCGCATCGCCATGCTCGACATGGTGGAGGCCAGCCTGTGCATGGTCGGTCTGTGGCAGTTCGCCGGGGCCTTGCGCGAGACGAAGCGCGGCGCTGCCCGCCGCCGCCTCGTGTTCTGCGGCATTGCGTTGGGCCTCTCGCTCGGCGCCAAATGGAGCAGCGCGCCCGCGCTCGCGATGCCGGGTCTGTGCTTCCTGATCCTGTGTCTGCGCGATGGCGGCCCGATCCTGCCGCGCACCAGGCGCCGCACCGGGATCGCCAGCCAGACACGCGGCCCTGCCGCCGGGATTTCGCTGGTCGAGGCCTTCGTCTGGCTCGGCCTTGTACCGCTGGTGGTTTACTGGCTGACCTTCCTGCCCGCCATGTTCTACGCGCAGCACACGCTCGCCCCGTTCGACATCGTGGGCCAGCACAAACTGATGTTCCGCCTTCAGGATTCGGTGAAGAAGCATCACCCCTACCAGACCTACTGGTATCAGTGGGTCGTCGACTGGCGCGGCATCTGGTATCTGTTCAAGACCATCGACGGCGCCCCGCGCGGCATCGTGATGCTGGGCAATCCCTTCTCGATGATCGCCGGGCTGTTTGCGCTGGTGTGGAGCCTGTGGGCCATGATCTGGCGCCGCCGCAGCGATGTTGCCTGCTTCGTCGCGCTCTATCTCGGCACGCTGATGATGTGGGCGCTCGATGGCAAGCCGGTGCAGTTCTACTACCATTACCTGCTCCCCGGCGCCTTCCTGATGGCCCTGCTCGCCTTCGCGCTGGAAGCCCTCGCGCTGCGCCGCGACCGCTGGCGCTGGACAGGGCCCGGCGGCGTGATGCTGGCAGTGCTGATGTTCGTCGGGTTCTTCCCGATCATCTCGGGGCTCCCGATGCCTTATACCCAGTTCTACAACGTATGGATATGGCTGCCGAGCTGGCGATGA